One part of the Thermococcus litoralis DSM 5473 genome encodes these proteins:
- a CDS encoding M48 family metallopeptidase, producing MPEIDLNGKKIQYEVSVRRVRYVRIYVSPEGKLYIVSPTRRVERFLKEKEDWILSKLEKIERAKNIRGFPYLGKFYPFRDGKIFTDNKVLEVSDKRKLEKTLKNELRTLLVPLVEERAASLGVKPKRIFIRKQRTRWGSCSPKGNLSFNLAMLALPPELIDYLVTHEVAHLVEMNHSKKFWTLVEESHPDWRKKRKELKDWWVIIHNNPIWREILGGRE from the coding sequence ATGCCGGAAATAGACCTTAATGGGAAGAAGATCCAGTACGAAGTCAGCGTGAGAAGGGTAAGATATGTGAGAATCTACGTAAGTCCAGAGGGAAAACTCTACATCGTCTCTCCAACGAGAAGAGTTGAAAGGTTCCTAAAAGAAAAGGAGGATTGGATACTCTCAAAGCTTGAGAAAATTGAGAGGGCAAAAAACATTCGAGGGTTTCCTTATCTGGGAAAGTTCTACCCATTTAGGGATGGAAAGATTTTCACCGATAACAAAGTTTTAGAAGTTTCAGACAAAAGAAAGCTTGAGAAAACTCTAAAAAACGAGCTTAGAACATTATTGGTGCCCCTTGTTGAAGAACGTGCTGCGAGTTTAGGTGTCAAGCCAAAAAGAATTTTCATCCGAAAACAGAGAACGAGATGGGGAAGCTGCTCCCCAAAGGGGAACCTAAGCTTCAATTTAGCAATGCTGGCTTTACCTCCGGAGCTCATTGACTATCTCGTAACACATGAAGTAGCCCACTTAGTTGAGATGAACCACTCCAAAAAGTTTTGGACGTTGGTTGAGGAATCCCATCCAGACTGGAGGAAAAAGAGGAAAGAACTTAAGGATTGGTGGGTAATTATCCACAACAACCCCATCTGGAGAGAGATACTGGGGGGAAGAGAATGA
- a CDS encoding MBL fold metallo-hydrolase, translating to MKVILLGSGSYSGTPKALCNCENCTRARKFPQYRRTRFSMYIPKIRALIDPSPDLYYHLKHLNEKIERVFITHPHFDHIAGLPELQVFKEVIFYSHEKTLSIAKLLQETFLGQREWRYIPLEFNKWYDFGNFKVNHFPVVHQPGEVAGGFILEIGEKRIAITGDTGPEILGDEKTLEEIQGADLLVAEMTHKHSIPRTHLGVDDAVKLAQKVNAVKTLFVHISHSNYTHEELEEKVGEAGIVGRDFMHLGI from the coding sequence ATGAAGGTCATCCTTTTAGGCTCCGGCTCTTACAGCGGGACTCCTAAGGCATTATGCAACTGTGAGAACTGCACAAGGGCGAGGAAGTTTCCACAATACAGAAGAACGAGGTTTTCTATGTACATTCCAAAGATAAGAGCTCTCATAGATCCCTCTCCAGACCTTTATTACCATCTAAAGCACCTAAATGAAAAAATCGAGAGGGTTTTTATAACTCATCCCCACTTTGACCACATTGCCGGGCTTCCCGAGCTACAGGTTTTTAAAGAGGTTATCTTTTACTCCCATGAGAAAACCCTTAGCATTGCGAAGCTCCTGCAGGAAACTTTTTTAGGGCAGAGAGAGTGGAGATACATCCCCTTAGAGTTCAACAAATGGTATGATTTTGGAAACTTCAAGGTAAATCACTTTCCAGTTGTTCACCAGCCCGGAGAAGTTGCCGGTGGATTCATCCTAGAGATAGGGGAGAAAAGGATCGCCATAACTGGAGACACGGGGCCAGAAATTTTGGGAGATGAGAAAACATTGGAAGAAATTCAAGGAGCTGATCTTCTCGTCGCAGAGATGACCCACAAGCATTCAATTCCCAGAACCCATCTCGGGGTGGATGATGCCGTTAAGCTCGCACAAAAAGTCAATGCAGTAAAAACGCTATTTGTGCATATAAGCCATTCAAACTACACCCATGAGGAGCTGGAAGAAAAGGTCGGAGAGGCAGGAATAGTTGGAAGGGACTTTATGCACTTGGGGATTTAA
- a CDS encoding secondary thiamine-phosphate synthase enzyme YjbQ, with the protein MKVVTEELRFSTKGEIDLVDITSEVEEIVERSEIKNGQVLVFVPGATGAVVTIEHERGLLEDFKRILKEIVPRGAGYRHDLIDNNAHSHLRATILGPSLVLPVVEGKVVRGIWQQIFFVELDVRPRRRRVIVQVMGE; encoded by the coding sequence ATGAAGGTAGTGACCGAAGAGCTTAGGTTTTCCACTAAAGGGGAAATAGATTTGGTGGATATAACCTCTGAAGTGGAGGAGATAGTAGAACGGAGCGAAATAAAAAACGGTCAAGTTCTTGTGTTTGTTCCCGGGGCAACTGGAGCCGTTGTAACAATAGAACACGAGAGAGGTCTCCTTGAGGACTTTAAAAGAATCCTAAAGGAGATTGTGCCCAGAGGTGCTGGTTACAGGCACGATTTGATAGACAACAATGCCCACTCCCACCTAAGGGCTACCATTTTGGGACCCTCACTTGTACTCCCAGTTGTTGAAGGAAAAGTTGTCAGGGGTATATGGCAGCAGATATTTTTTGTAGAGCTCGATGTAAGGCCAAGAAGAAGGAGAGTGATTGTTCAGGTGATGGGAGAGTGA
- a CDS encoding VanZ family protein: MRPLKYLYLIFLIYANLSPKVPSAGIAGGDKIAHFLEFFVLGLISGSKFYMVFPVILEFMQVFIPGRSFSFMDMAANLIGFGAGYLLWRWWDEGSDRRA, from the coding sequence ATGAGGCCTTTGAAGTATCTCTACCTCATCTTTCTAATTTATGCTAATCTCTCTCCTAAGGTGCCCTCAGCTGGAATAGCGGGAGGGGACAAAATAGCGCATTTCTTGGAGTTTTTCGTTCTCGGTCTGATTAGTGGGAGTAAGTTTTACATGGTTTTTCCGGTTATTCTTGAATTTATGCAGGTCTTTATCCCGGGAAGGAGCTTTTCCTTTATGGACATGGCCGCAAACCTAATAGGGTTTGGTGCCGGTTATTTGCTCTGGAGGTGGTGGGATGAAGGTAGTGACCGAAGAGCTTAG
- a CDS encoding thiamine-phosphate synthase family protein has product MKTPCEFWAEEVMPNLRANVARILYSKGLTQAKIAEHLGITQAMVSKYLTGKYRRLNGELGKEVEKVAQEVVGLILYGAKKEDLVRFLNRKFFEMFRSGILCRGYLDYIGSSDESLCREIFTEEPSRTQILEELSLALSELLRDEKFLELIPEVRSNFAYSLPKPKEKNDVAAIPGRITVVKGKAYALPPEFGVSEHMAEVLIGLSEIFPEVRSVLNIRYDKKISGALKKAGFKVGTVEKSERSEEETVKLITVEFKKKGILDAVIDKGGFGIEPCVYIFGKSPIEVVEKVKKLERFL; this is encoded by the coding sequence ATGAAAACCCCTTGTGAATTCTGGGCTGAGGAAGTTATGCCCAACCTCAGGGCAAATGTTGCTCGGATTTTATACTCCAAAGGCTTAACTCAGGCGAAAATAGCGGAACACCTGGGAATTACCCAAGCGATGGTTAGCAAATACCTAACTGGCAAGTATAGAAGGCTGAATGGTGAACTTGGTAAGGAAGTTGAAAAGGTCGCTCAAGAGGTTGTGGGGCTTATTCTGTATGGGGCAAAAAAAGAAGATTTGGTGAGGTTTTTGAACAGGAAGTTCTTTGAAATGTTCAGGAGCGGAATTCTTTGCAGGGGCTATTTGGATTACATTGGTAGCAGTGATGAGTCTCTATGCCGAGAAATATTCACTGAAGAGCCTTCAAGAACTCAGATTTTAGAAGAACTTTCCTTGGCCTTAAGTGAGTTGCTTCGTGATGAGAAGTTTTTGGAGCTAATTCCTGAAGTCAGAAGCAACTTTGCCTATTCCCTTCCAAAACCAAAAGAAAAGAACGATGTTGCTGCCATTCCGGGGAGGATAACAGTAGTGAAGGGAAAAGCCTACGCTTTGCCTCCAGAATTTGGGGTGAGCGAACACATGGCAGAGGTGTTGATTGGGCTTTCTGAAATTTTTCCCGAAGTTAGAAGTGTTTTGAACATAAGGTACGACAAGAAAATATCGGGTGCCCTTAAAAAGGCAGGTTTTAAAGTTGGAACTGTAGAAAAAAGCGAGAGAAGCGAGGAAGAAACCGTCAAACTAATCACCGTGGAGTTTAAGAAAAAAGGGATTCTTGATGCTGTGATAGATAAGGGGGGATTCGGAATAGAACCTTGTGTTTATATCTTTGGCAAAAGCCCAATAGAGGTCGTTGAAAAAGTTAAAAAACTGGAGCGTTTCCTATGA
- a CDS encoding D-glucuronyl C5-epimerase family protein translates to MSSFFLQKYSKTGNITYLISYRDSSYVIRAFGELAKWKALTPIDLKVFNLTLKANNEYYSRFTSPQKDFFTVIFSDSTPYYSPIRIKGELNTSLPFIYYRGRGINLYAVSALHWVDLYFQRGDNEKALRLLDELQGLLYYGNYNGEDYALFLNYFHFENSSVPWVSGYAQGLGAGLYAKAYQITNNKTYLKTANLLLNSFDLPLEMNGFVADTKYGPWYLEYNYNSNELVLNGHIIALQGLYYYWEITKDEKAWKLFKAGVESTKRALPIFDTNSWSRYSNIHGDASEFYHRLHIRLLKWLYDVTGDEYFLNYARKWNNYLIYRGLKPEDLG, encoded by the coding sequence TTGAGCAGCTTTTTCCTGCAAAAGTATTCCAAAACAGGCAACATCACATATCTCATATCCTATAGGGATTCCTCCTATGTAATACGAGCTTTTGGGGAGCTTGCAAAATGGAAAGCCCTCACACCCATTGACCTAAAGGTCTTTAACTTAACTCTGAAAGCCAATAACGAGTACTACTCTCGCTTTACTTCACCACAAAAGGACTTTTTTACTGTGATATTCTCGGACAGCACTCCCTATTACTCTCCTATAAGGATAAAGGGAGAACTAAACACCTCCTTGCCCTTCATATACTACCGGGGGAGGGGGATAAATCTCTATGCGGTGAGTGCCCTTCACTGGGTTGACCTGTACTTCCAAAGGGGGGATAATGAAAAAGCTTTAAGACTCCTGGACGAGCTTCAGGGGCTCCTCTATTACGGAAATTACAACGGCGAAGATTACGCTTTGTTTTTGAATTATTTTCATTTTGAGAATTCTTCTGTTCCCTGGGTTTCTGGCTACGCTCAGGGCTTAGGAGCAGGATTATACGCTAAAGCATACCAAATAACAAACAACAAAACATACCTAAAAACAGCAAACCTGCTATTAAATTCATTTGACCTGCCTTTAGAAATGAACGGATTTGTTGCAGATACAAAATACGGGCCATGGTATCTCGAATACAACTACAATTCAAATGAGCTGGTCTTAAACGGCCACATAATAGCTTTGCAAGGCCTCTACTACTACTGGGAAATCACGAAAGATGAAAAAGCATGGAAACTCTTCAAAGCTGGAGTAGAGAGCACAAAGAGAGCACTCCCAATCTTTGACACCAACTCGTGGAGTAGATACTCAAACATTCACGGGGACGCGAGCGAGTTCTACCATAGACTCCACATAAGGCTCTTAAAATGGCTATACGATGTTACCGGCGATGAGTACTTTCTGAATTATGCCAGAAAATGGAACAATTACCTAATTTACAGAGGATTAAAACCGGAGGATCTCGGATGA
- a CDS encoding D-glucuronyl C5-epimerase family protein, translating into MVLRKKDKIEYALFLNYFHFENSSVPWVSGYAQGLGAGLYAKAYQXTXNKTYLKTAKLLLNSFKIPYKGGGFVVNSPYGLWILEYGYNSNELVLNGHIIALQGLYYYWEVIKDPYAKELFDNGTVSVAKALPHFDKEGWSLYSNIHGKAMRKYHELHIQLLEWLYEKTENEIFKEYAEKWKRSLKDVR; encoded by the coding sequence ATGGTTCTCAGAAAGAAAGATAAAATTGAGTATGCTTTGTTTTTGAATTATTTTCATTTTGAGAATTCTTCCGTTCCATGGGTTTCTGGTTATGCCCAAGGCTTAGGAGCAGGATTATACGCTAAAGCATACCAAANAACAAANAACAAAACATACCTAAAAACAGCAAAACTCCTCCTCAATTCCTTTAAGATCCCCTACAAAGGAGGAGGATTTGTAGTGAATTCTCCATATGGACTTTGGATTCTAGAGTATGGATACAATTCAAATGAACTGGTTTTAAACGGGCACATTATAGCACTCCAAGGCCTCTACTACTACTGGGAAGTCATAAAAGACCCTTATGCAAAGGAGCTGTTTGACAACGGGACAGTCTCTGTTGCAAAGGCTCTTCCACACTTTGATAAGGAAGGATGGAGTTTATACTCGAACATTCATGGAAAAGCAATGAGAAAATACCACGAACTCCATATCCAGCTCTTGGAATGGCTCTATGAAAAAACGGAAAATGAGATCTTTAAAGAATATGCAGAAAAATGGAAGAGATCACTCAAGGATGTGCGGTAG
- a CDS encoding cysteine desulfurase, whose translation MRIPEDVRKDIPLTQEVIYFDNTATSLTPKPVVEAMDEYYLKYRANVHRGVHRLSQKATHEYEKAREITAKFIGAKFEEIAFTKNTSESLNLTALGLEGIFKKGDKIVTTPYEHHSDLLPWQRLAKKLGLKLEIIEGDNEGNLDLADAEKKIKGAKLVAIQHVSNALGVIHEVEEIGKMAKEEGAIFVVDAAQSVGHMEVNVNKLHADFLAFSGHKGPMGPTGIGVLYIREEFFDVFEPPLIGGGTIEDVDLYDYKLTEPPERYEAGTPNIGGAIGLAAGIKYIEKIGIDKIEKQEHKLVKRTTEGLTELEVPWYGPRDLKKHAGVVSFNVPPLHPHDVAAVLDEHNIMVRSGHHCALPVMKKLGINGTVRASFHVYNSIEEVETFLGVMEELVKSLR comes from the coding sequence ATGAGAATACCCGAAGATGTTCGGAAAGATATCCCTTTAACGCAGGAGGTCATATATTTTGACAACACCGCAACTTCTCTAACCCCCAAACCAGTTGTTGAGGCCATGGACGAGTATTATTTGAAATATAGGGCAAACGTCCACCGTGGAGTGCACAGGCTCTCTCAAAAGGCGACCCATGAATATGAGAAGGCAAGGGAAATCACAGCAAAGTTCATTGGAGCTAAATTTGAGGAGATTGCCTTCACAAAGAACACGAGTGAAAGCTTGAATTTAACGGCTCTTGGTTTGGAGGGGATTTTTAAGAAAGGAGACAAGATAGTGACAACTCCCTACGAACATCACTCCGACTTGCTCCCTTGGCAGAGATTAGCCAAAAAACTTGGACTGAAACTGGAGATAATCGAAGGAGACAACGAAGGAAACTTGGATTTAGCGGATGCGGAGAAGAAAATCAAGGGAGCAAAGCTTGTAGCCATACAGCATGTCTCCAATGCCCTTGGAGTCATCCACGAGGTAGAAGAAATCGGAAAGATGGCGAAAGAGGAAGGAGCAATATTTGTTGTCGATGCAGCCCAAAGCGTCGGGCACATGGAGGTTAACGTTAACAAACTTCACGCAGACTTCTTGGCATTTTCGGGACACAAAGGACCAATGGGCCCAACTGGAATAGGAGTGCTTTACATAAGGGAGGAATTCTTCGATGTGTTCGAGCCCCCGTTAATAGGTGGGGGAACAATTGAAGACGTTGATCTTTATGATTACAAGCTCACCGAACCACCAGAGCGCTATGAAGCCGGTACGCCAAATATTGGAGGGGCAATAGGTCTTGCTGCTGGAATAAAGTACATTGAAAAAATAGGCATAGACAAAATCGAAAAGCAAGAACACAAGCTTGTGAAAAGAACAACTGAAGGCTTAACAGAGCTTGAAGTTCCATGGTACGGACCAAGAGACCTCAAAAAGCATGCTGGAGTTGTGAGTTTTAACGTCCCTCCGCTTCATCCCCACGACGTTGCCGCCGTTCTGGATGAGCACAACATTATGGTAAGGAGCGGTCATCACTGTGCATTGCCGGTAATGAAAAAGCTTGGCATAAATGGAACTGTTAGGGCTTCTTTCCATGTGTACAACAGCATTGAAGAAGTTGAAACGTTCCTTGGGGTTATGGAGGAGCTTGTGAAAAGTTTAAGGTAA
- a CDS encoding AAA family ATPase: protein MIIGVVGKIAAGKTTIAKFFEERGFCRVSCSDPLIDLLTHNLSEYSWLPEVPEKSEPTRDKLIEYGRYLKETYGEDILIRLALDKKRNCENVVIDGVRSRGEIEAIKKRGGFIIYVEARPEIRYERLKKRNAGKDKVIKSFEDFLKADEAEEELYHTSKLKDLADFLIVNEGTLEELKAKVEDIIRKLTRT, encoded by the coding sequence ATGATAATAGGAGTTGTTGGTAAAATCGCAGCTGGAAAAACAACAATTGCAAAGTTTTTCGAGGAGAGAGGTTTTTGCAGGGTTTCATGCAGTGATCCGTTAATTGATCTTTTAACCCACAACCTAAGCGAGTACTCATGGCTCCCAGAAGTTCCAGAAAAGAGCGAACCAACAAGAGATAAACTCATTGAATACGGTAGATACCTAAAGGAAACCTACGGGGAAGATATCCTGATAAGACTCGCATTGGACAAGAAAAGAAACTGCGAAAACGTTGTCATTGACGGGGTTCGCTCAAGAGGAGAAATAGAGGCGATAAAAAAGCGAGGCGGGTTTATAATCTATGTTGAAGCGAGGCCAGAGATAAGGTATGAACGCTTAAAGAAGAGAAACGCAGGTAAAGATAAGGTGATAAAAAGCTTTGAGGATTTCTTAAAGGCTGATGAAGCTGAGGAGGAGCTTTATCACACGAGCAAGCTTAAAGATTTGGCTGACTTTTTGATTGTAAATGAAGGAACTTTGGAAGAGCTGAAGGCAAAGGTCGAGGACATAATAAGGAAGCTCACTCGCACATGA
- a CDS encoding ATP-binding protein translates to MFIDREEELALLEERLRSGKTQFIVIYGRRRVGKTTLILEFLRRHGGVYLLARETSEAENLERFSLRLAEYFNDSFLKKNPLRSWDAFFEYISTKAEKPLIVAIDEFPYLVKGNKALPSILQEYWEMRLSKGKIFLIISGSSVSMMERLLGYKSPLYGRRTAQLKLKPLDFFNAREFLPKYPLEDFVRVYGILGGTPAYLLEFSDEKSIEENLKGYFRVDSFLYGDALFVLREELDEPRNYFAIMEAIARGKTTLGEITNDTGLERATVGKYLSVLIDLDLVRRELPVTASRKSRKGRYYIADNYFAFWFRYVYPNADMIESGNGELLVDAVMADIDHYTGGVFEGVAKEFLLRLNKHGELPFKFTKIGRWWHKGEEIDLVALNEREKKALFVEVKWKELKEKEARGILKDLERKAELVGLEEWEKYYGLVAKRVEGKGELREEGWQVWDLRDFERLISSKAQL, encoded by the coding sequence ATGTTCATAGACAGGGAGGAGGAGCTGGCCCTCCTTGAGGAGAGGCTGAGGAGCGGTAAGACCCAGTTCATCGTGATCTACGGCAGGAGAAGGGTGGGAAAGACTACTCTCATCCTTGAGTTCCTCCGGAGACACGGCGGCGTTTACCTGCTCGCGAGGGAGACGAGCGAAGCGGAAAACCTTGAGCGCTTCTCTCTCCGCCTCGCTGAATATTTCAACGATTCGTTCCTCAAAAAGAACCCCCTGAGGAGCTGGGATGCGTTCTTCGAGTATATCTCAACTAAGGCCGAAAAGCCCCTCATCGTAGCCATAGACGAGTTCCCCTACCTCGTGAAGGGCAACAAAGCCCTGCCCTCAATCCTCCAGGAGTACTGGGAGATGAGGCTCTCAAAAGGGAAAATCTTCCTCATAATCTCCGGCTCAAGCGTCTCCATGATGGAGAGGCTCTTGGGCTACAAGAGCCCCCTCTACGGCAGAAGAACCGCCCAGCTCAAGCTCAAACCCCTCGACTTCTTCAATGCAAGAGAGTTCCTCCCAAAATACCCGCTCGAGGACTTCGTGAGGGTCTACGGAATTTTGGGAGGCACGCCGGCTTATCTCCTTGAGTTCAGCGATGAAAAAAGCATTGAGGAGAACCTTAAGGGTTACTTCCGCGTTGATTCCTTCCTCTACGGCGATGCCCTCTTCGTCCTCCGCGAGGAGCTTGACGAGCCGAGGAACTACTTCGCCATAATGGAGGCGATAGCGAGGGGAAAGACGACGCTTGGCGAGATAACCAACGATACCGGCCTTGAGAGGGCCACGGTCGGGAAGTACCTCAGCGTGCTCATAGACCTCGACCTCGTGAGGAGAGAACTGCCCGTAACGGCGAGCAGGAAGAGCAGGAAGGGGCGGTACTACATAGCCGACAACTACTTCGCCTTCTGGTTCCGCTACGTTTACCCCAACGCCGACATGATCGAGAGCGGTAACGGGGAGCTCCTCGTTGATGCCGTCATGGCCGACATAGACCACTACACGGGAGGAGTGTTTGAAGGAGTTGCCAAGGAGTTTTTGCTAAGGTTGAACAAGCACGGAGAGCTTCCGTTTAAGTTCACCAAGATTGGAAGGTGGTGGCACAAAGGGGAAGAGATAGACCTCGTTGCCCTGAACGAGCGGGAGAAAAAAGCCCTCTTCGTTGAGGTGAAGTGGAAGGAGCTCAAAGAGAAGGAGGCGAGGGGAATTCTGAAAGACCTTGAGAGAAAGGCGGAGCTCGTTGGACTGGAAGAGTGGGAGAAGTATTACGGACTTGTGGCAAAGAGGGTGGAGGGAAAGGGAGAGCTCAGAGAAGAGGGCTGGCAGGTTTGGGATTTGAGGGACTTCGAAAGGCTTATTTCCTCAAAGGCCCAACTTTAG
- a CDS encoding LysM peptidoglycan-binding domain-containing protein, protein MVVLSLLPLVGMFIFGKKKGEDLEKIAKQYGLTEKDLHKINALSIELSSYDTHEIVSKLTGIDAKK, encoded by the coding sequence GTGGTGGTCTTGTCGCTCTTGCCGCTCGTCGGGATGTTCATATTCGGGAAGAAGAAGGGCGAAGATCTGGAGAAGATAGCGAAGCAGTACGGGCTTACAGAGAAGGATTTACATAAAATTAACGCATTAAGCATAGAGTTATCTAGTTACGATACACACGAGATCGTATCCAAGTTAACGGGAATAGATGCAAAAAAATAA
- a CDS encoding DUF523 domain-containing protein, whose amino-acid sequence MKLLIMAPCLLSPFYVYRGAKEKEYKTSEKLLSFLAEHKGEMKILTYPCPEYELIGWPRPPMSKEVFEKLGMGEKAENIADFIGRVLTEEKPEKIIFLGVKGSPTCGVFHTTSSNPETFPYKAIQEFFYLPKEERINRSKELIKEQSFEVVPGEGVLFEVLKRRFPDAVYLEFDKDSIEKSIEKLKEAVEGL is encoded by the coding sequence ATGAAGCTCCTCATTATGGCACCATGCCTCCTCAGCCCCTTCTACGTTTATCGAGGAGCAAAGGAAAAAGAGTACAAGACAAGTGAAAAGCTCCTAAGCTTTCTTGCAGAGCACAAAGGGGAGATGAAAATCTTAACCTATCCCTGCCCAGAATATGAGCTCATAGGCTGGCCAAGGCCTCCGATGAGCAAGGAAGTTTTTGAAAAGCTTGGAATGGGAGAGAAAGCCGAAAACATTGCGGACTTCATTGGGAGAGTTTTAACGGAAGAAAAGCCCGAAAAAATAATCTTTCTTGGAGTTAAGGGCTCGCCAACGTGTGGAGTATTTCACACAACCTCCAGCAACCCAGAGACATTTCCTTACAAAGCTATCCAAGAGTTCTTTTATCTGCCAAAGGAGGAGAGAATAAATAGATCAAAAGAGCTGATAAAAGAGCAAAGCTTTGAGGTAGTTCCAGGAGAAGGTGTACTATTTGAAGTCCTAAAGAGAAGATTCCCGGATGCCGTTTATCTAGAATTTGACAAGGACAGCATTGAGAAAAGTATTGAAAAGCTGAAGGAAGCCGTGGAGGGGTTGTGA
- a CDS encoding flavodoxin family protein, protein MSAIVVYVSIHHKNTEKIAKAIAEVLNAKLVKPWEVKPEELLKYDLIGFGSGIYYWKHHRALFKLIDNLPEVKGKKAFIFSTAGINIPFINHRKLRRALRRKGFEIVGEFSCRGWDTNGWLEKIGGISKGHPNEKDLERARRFAKRLASLQRDQDSTDNY, encoded by the coding sequence ATGAGCGCTATAGTTGTTTACGTCTCTATCCACCACAAAAACACGGAGAAGATAGCCAAAGCAATAGCAGAAGTTCTTAATGCGAAGCTCGTCAAGCCATGGGAAGTAAAACCTGAAGAGCTCCTGAAATATGATCTCATAGGCTTTGGCTCCGGCATCTACTACTGGAAACACCATAGGGCGCTCTTTAAGCTTATAGATAACCTTCCAGAAGTGAAAGGAAAGAAAGCGTTTATTTTCTCGACAGCAGGGATAAATATCCCATTTATCAACCACCGAAAGCTAAGAAGGGCTTTAAGGAGGAAAGGATTTGAAATAGTTGGAGAGTTCTCCTGCAGGGGCTGGGACACCAACGGATGGCTGGAGAAGATTGGGGGAATTAGTAAGGGGCATCCAAATGAAAAGGATTTGGAAAGAGCAAGAAGGTTTGCAAAAAGGTTAGCCTCACTTCAGCGAGACCAAGATAGCACCGATAACTATTAA
- a CDS encoding EamA family transporter, whose protein sequence is MEIPIYIFYALLSAIFAALVAIFGKIGLEGIDSTLATTIRAFIMFVFLLLVSAFQGKLKGGITSRQFAFIVLSGVAGALSWLFYFLALKTGTVKAVVAIDRTSVVFAIAFAWLLLGEEVTLRAFIGALLIVIGAILVSLK, encoded by the coding sequence TTGGAAATTCCCATTTACATATTTTATGCTCTCCTATCCGCTATATTTGCCGCTTTGGTTGCGATATTTGGAAAAATTGGTCTTGAGGGGATAGATTCAACTCTGGCCACTACGATTAGAGCGTTTATCATGTTTGTGTTCCTGCTTCTGGTCTCAGCCTTTCAAGGAAAGCTGAAAGGAGGAATAACTTCAAGGCAATTTGCCTTTATAGTATTGTCTGGCGTTGCTGGGGCGCTTTCTTGGCTTTTCTACTTTTTGGCACTAAAAACGGGGACTGTTAAAGCTGTTGTGGCTATAGACAGGACTAGTGTGGTCTTTGCAATAGCGTTTGCATGGCTTTTGCTTGGAGAAGAGGTAACTTTGAGGGCTTTTATTGGGGCTTTATTAATAGTTATCGGTGCTATCTTGGTCTCGCTGAAGTGA